A stretch of the Vibrio gazogenes genome encodes the following:
- the aroG gene encoding 3-deoxy-7-phosphoheptulonate synthase AroG, with the protein MFQTDDVKIKRIKELLPPVAILEKFPATDVASSTTFNARKAIHNILNDKDDRLLVIIGPCSIHDPEAAIEYGKQLKKMRDELSDNLEIVMRVYFEKPRTTVGWKGLINDPYMNDTYKINEGLKIGRKLLLELTNLGMPTASEFLDMITPQYIADLISWGAIGARTTESQVHRELASGLSCPVGFKNGTDGNIKIAADAIRSARASHHFLSVTKFGHSAIVETAGNPDCHIILRGGKEPNYSAKHIQDVKDKLTETDLPQKVMVDFSHANSSKQYQRQMVVAEDVSAQLANGEDQIFGVMIESHLVEGRQDLVDGQALTYGQSITDACIGWQDTEQVLRQLSAAVEARRKAKADRA; encoded by the coding sequence ATGTTTCAGACTGATGATGTAAAAATAAAACGAATTAAAGAATTACTCCCGCCGGTAGCCATTCTTGAGAAATTTCCGGCAACTGACGTTGCTTCTTCAACAACATTTAATGCGCGTAAAGCCATTCATAATATTCTGAATGACAAAGATGACCGTCTCCTTGTGATTATCGGGCCATGCTCTATCCATGATCCTGAGGCCGCAATTGAATATGGCAAGCAACTGAAAAAAATGCGTGATGAGTTAAGTGACAATCTGGAAATTGTCATGCGCGTCTACTTTGAAAAACCACGGACAACCGTTGGCTGGAAAGGTCTCATCAATGACCCGTACATGAATGATACCTATAAGATCAATGAAGGTCTGAAAATCGGACGTAAACTGTTGCTAGAGCTGACCAATCTGGGCATGCCGACTGCCAGTGAGTTTTTGGACATGATCACCCCACAATATATCGCTGATCTGATCAGCTGGGGCGCAATCGGGGCGAGAACCACAGAATCACAGGTTCACCGTGAGTTAGCCTCTGGTCTATCGTGCCCGGTCGGGTTTAAAAACGGCACCGATGGTAACATCAAAATTGCAGCGGATGCGATTCGCTCGGCACGTGCATCTCACCACTTCCTTTCTGTGACTAAATTTGGTCATTCCGCGATTGTTGAAACCGCCGGAAACCCAGATTGCCACATCATTTTACGTGGTGGTAAAGAGCCGAATTACAGTGCCAAACATATTCAGGACGTCAAAGATAAACTGACCGAAACCGATCTGCCGCAAAAGGTCATGGTTGACTTCAGCCATGCGAATAGCAGTAAGCAGTATCAGCGCCAAATGGTGGTGGCTGAAGACGTTTCAGCACAACTTGCCAATGGCGAAGATCAAATCTTCGGTGTGATGATTGAATCGCATCTGGTTGAAGGACGCCAAGATTTAGTCGATGGACAAGCCCTGACTTATGGTCAGTCGATTACTGATGCATGTATCGGCTGGCAGGATACGGAGCAAGTGCTACGTCAACTCTCAGCTGCGGTTGAAGCGCGTCGCAAAGCAAAAGCGGATCGCGCTTAA
- a CDS encoding phospho-sugar mutase, with protein sequence MNEQFSRWLARDPDRTTQDELQALIDAGNQEELQDRFNGRLAFGTAGLRGKVGCGPNRMNRLVIQETATGLGNYLIQQVDQAKERGVVIGHDGRLDSRDFAYDTASVLTALGIKVYLTDQVAPTPVVAYGIRQLNTAAGVVVTASHNPPEYNGFKVYWENGAQIIPPHDQGIAQAIEQASQQPLNTMCLTEAEAEQRLVWLSDDYYEAYRLAVHQHPLLQSGAQENSGNDIAIAYTAMHGVGAPYAEALLQEAGFTQVHSVAQQREPDGRFPTVKFPNPEEPGAMDLVIGLAEQVGADLACANDPDADRFAVAARQASGEFRMLTGDQVGSLLGDYLLEKGHTQQALVGNTIVSSSLLEKIADHYGATYFKTLTGFKWLTNVAMQQQREDLPFLFAYEEALGYTIGTQVWDKDGLSTLLAFVQMCTALKRDGQTVWDRLEAIYRRHGLYVTAQKSIALSPETPPIGDALRADPPQTIAGRQVMVTEDYKTSQRHLADGQTESIDLPVSDVLVYQLDGGARVIVRPSGTEPKLKCYYELATDIAAEEAFQDAQQRADEQLSMLIAEHQIHLQ encoded by the coding sequence ATGAATGAACAATTTTCTCGTTGGCTGGCAAGAGACCCAGATCGGACAACACAAGATGAATTACAAGCATTGATTGATGCCGGGAATCAGGAAGAACTGCAAGATCGGTTTAACGGTCGTTTAGCGTTTGGGACGGCCGGTCTGCGTGGCAAAGTAGGCTGTGGCCCCAACCGGATGAACCGCCTGGTCATTCAGGAGACGGCAACCGGATTAGGCAACTATCTGATTCAGCAGGTCGATCAGGCCAAAGAACGAGGCGTCGTCATTGGGCATGACGGTCGTTTGGATTCGAGAGATTTTGCATACGATACTGCATCAGTGCTCACCGCATTGGGGATTAAAGTATACCTCACTGATCAAGTCGCTCCGACACCGGTGGTTGCTTATGGCATTCGTCAACTGAATACGGCCGCCGGAGTGGTGGTGACCGCCAGTCATAACCCGCCGGAATATAATGGATTTAAAGTGTACTGGGAAAACGGTGCACAAATTATTCCCCCACATGATCAAGGGATCGCACAGGCAATTGAGCAGGCGTCTCAGCAGCCACTGAACACGATGTGTCTGACCGAAGCTGAAGCAGAGCAGCGGCTCGTATGGTTGAGTGATGACTACTATGAGGCCTATCGGCTGGCGGTCCATCAGCATCCATTATTACAATCGGGTGCTCAGGAAAACAGTGGCAATGACATTGCCATTGCCTATACCGCGATGCATGGTGTTGGCGCGCCTTATGCTGAAGCATTGCTACAGGAGGCCGGATTCACACAGGTTCATAGTGTTGCCCAGCAGCGTGAACCCGATGGTCGCTTCCCGACGGTGAAGTTTCCGAATCCCGAAGAACCGGGGGCAATGGATCTTGTGATTGGATTGGCAGAGCAAGTCGGGGCCGATCTGGCTTGTGCCAATGACCCGGATGCAGATCGTTTTGCGGTTGCAGCGCGTCAGGCTTCAGGTGAATTTCGGATGTTGACCGGAGATCAGGTCGGTAGCTTGTTAGGCGATTATTTGTTAGAGAAAGGACACACGCAACAAGCACTGGTCGGTAATACCATTGTTTCTTCCAGTTTACTGGAGAAGATCGCTGATCATTATGGTGCCACTTATTTCAAAACCCTGACGGGATTTAAATGGCTGACAAATGTTGCCATGCAGCAACAGCGTGAAGACCTGCCGTTCTTATTTGCGTATGAAGAAGCGCTGGGTTACACCATCGGTACACAAGTGTGGGATAAAGACGGATTATCAACACTGCTGGCATTTGTACAGATGTGTACGGCACTCAAACGTGATGGACAAACGGTCTGGGATCGGCTTGAAGCGATTTATCGTCGGCACGGTCTGTATGTGACGGCCCAGAAAAGTATCGCTTTATCACCAGAGACGCCACCAATCGGAGATGCATTGCGAGCCGATCCGCCGCAGACGATTGCCGGACGACAAGTGATGGTGACGGAAGATTATAAGACATCGCAACGTCATTTGGCTGACGGACAGACTGAATCGATTGATTTACCGGTGAGTGATGTGTTGGTGTATCAATTGGATGGCGGTGCCAGAGTGATTGTCCGCCCTTCCGGTACGGAGCCGAAACTTAAATGTTATTACGAGCTGGCGACTGATATTGCCGCAGAAGAAGCGTTTCAGGATGCACAGCAGCGTGCCGATGAACAATTAAGTATGCTGATTGCCGAACATCAGATCCATCTGCAATAA
- a CDS encoding phosphoethanolamine transferase: MKINRTITFYPFSYTIMTLILSAYFATFLNLPIYADLKTIFSKLETVDTGFIISIPLFFFCALNIIFALFTWPKITKVFFSILIITSSIVCYASYNYGVIFDIDMIRNIVETNTGEATSYLSMNSILWVTILGIIPTISLWLSPIRPERSVLRLVGKKLLTISVSLLGIIMIAMFYYQDYASVGRNNSYLRKLIIPTYYVHSLDRFIRENYLTAPMDYKQIGLDAYQPTPTASNGKPTLFVFVLGETARSQNYQLNGYPRETNPYTSKSDVIAFQHVSSCGTATAVSVPCMFSRLNKSDYNERVALHQDNVLDILNRAGVDVLWRENDGADKHVPARLREENLSRSSSHPLCNGTSCLDIKLLEDFQEKVASMKGNRIIVLHLIGSHGPTYYQRYPKEFAAFQPDCPRADIENCTQEQLINTYDNTIRYTDYVVSQTIDQLKSLEDRYNTALIYMSDHGESLGEDGVYLHGLPYSIAPKYQTHVPLLLWMSQGFKQTKSVNETCLKTEAQQARISHDYLFDTLLGALDVTTQAYRPQQDVFAKCRSSNPAMAIAQLSKK, from the coding sequence ATGAAAATCAATCGCACCATAACGTTTTACCCGTTCTCATATACCATCATGACGCTGATCCTCTCAGCTTACTTTGCCACATTTCTCAATCTGCCGATTTACGCAGATTTGAAGACCATTTTCAGCAAACTTGAGACCGTTGATACCGGTTTTATCATCTCGATTCCGCTATTTTTCTTCTGCGCCTTAAATATTATCTTTGCGCTGTTTACTTGGCCGAAAATCACCAAAGTCTTCTTTTCTATTCTGATCATCACCTCAAGCATCGTCTGTTATGCGAGTTACAATTACGGTGTTATCTTTGACATCGATATGATCCGGAATATCGTCGAAACCAATACGGGTGAAGCAACCTCATATCTGAGTATGAACTCGATCTTGTGGGTCACGATTCTGGGGATCATTCCAACCATTTCACTATGGTTATCTCCGATCCGTCCAGAACGCAGCGTCCTGCGCTTAGTCGGTAAAAAGCTCCTGACAATCAGTGTATCGCTATTGGGGATCATCATGATTGCCATGTTCTACTATCAGGACTACGCCTCCGTCGGCAGAAACAACAGCTATTTGCGTAAGCTGATCATTCCGACCTATTACGTACACAGTCTCGACCGCTTTATCCGAGAAAACTATCTGACGGCTCCGATGGATTATAAACAGATCGGTCTGGACGCCTATCAACCCACGCCAACCGCCAGTAATGGTAAACCGACACTATTTGTTTTTGTGTTAGGGGAAACCGCCAGAAGTCAAAACTATCAGCTCAATGGTTATCCGAGAGAAACCAATCCATATACCAGCAAGTCGGATGTGATTGCTTTTCAACACGTCTCGTCATGCGGAACCGCAACTGCGGTGTCTGTCCCTTGTATGTTCTCGCGGCTGAACAAGTCTGACTACAATGAGAGAGTGGCACTCCATCAGGACAATGTACTGGATATTCTCAACCGGGCGGGTGTCGATGTTCTCTGGCGCGAAAATGACGGCGCAGACAAGCATGTACCAGCACGCCTTCGGGAAGAAAACCTGTCCCGGAGCAGCAGTCACCCACTCTGTAATGGCACCAGTTGTCTCGACATCAAACTGCTTGAAGATTTTCAGGAAAAAGTCGCCTCAATGAAAGGGAATCGGATCATTGTCCTGCACCTGATCGGCAGCCACGGCCCCACATATTATCAGCGCTATCCGAAAGAATTTGCCGCGTTCCAGCCAGACTGCCCGAGAGCGGATATTGAAAACTGTACTCAGGAACAGTTAATCAATACCTATGATAATACGATCCGCTATACCGATTACGTTGTCAGTCAAACCATTGACCAATTGAAATCACTGGAAGATCGCTACAATACTGCTTTGATTTATATGTCTGATCACGGTGAATCGTTAGGTGAAGACGGGGTTTATCTGCACGGCCTGCCTTACAGCATCGCACCGAAATATCAGACGCATGTACCGCTGCTGCTATGGATGTCACAGGGATTTAAACAAACCAAATCCGTCAATGAAACTTGTCTGAAAACGGAGGCGCAACAAGCCCGGATCTCTCACGATTATCTCTTCGATACATTGTTGGGCGCGCTGGATGTCACAACCCAAGCTTATCGTCCACAACAAGATGTGTTTGCCAAATGCCGTTCATCCAATCCGGCCATGGCGATAGCACAGCTATCGAAAAAATGA
- a CDS encoding diacylglycerol kinase, with product MKTSHQGLKRVYFATIYSMKGLRSVWLHEAAFRQEVMVSIPLITLTFWLNVTSGDQMIMIASLFLILIAELFNSAVEAVVDRISDEFHELSGRAKDIGSAAVFITILLTAFIWTWILV from the coding sequence ATGAAAACAAGTCACCAAGGGCTCAAGCGGGTCTATTTCGCCACCATTTATTCGATGAAAGGCCTCCGCTCGGTCTGGCTCCATGAAGCCGCCTTTCGTCAGGAGGTGATGGTCTCTATCCCCCTGATCACGCTTACTTTCTGGCTCAACGTCACATCAGGTGACCAGATGATCATGATTGCATCGTTGTTCCTAATTTTAATCGCTGAACTGTTTAACTCTGCCGTTGAAGCTGTGGTTGACCGGATCAGCGATGAGTTTCACGAATTAAGCGGCAGAGCCAAAGACATCGGCTCTGCGGCTGTCTTTATCACCATTTTACTGACTGCCTTTATCTGGACGTGGATTTTAGTATGA
- the mak gene encoding fructokinase, whose amino-acid sequence MRIGIDLGGTKTEVIALADDGETLFRQRVSTPRGSYSRTLQTIVDLVHTAEAKTGMSGTVGMGIPGTISPYTGRVKNANSVWLNDQPLQDDLGKRLQREVRIANDANCMTVSEAVDGAGAGERIVLALILGTGCGSGITIDGKPHIGGNGIGGEWGHNALPWPDEAERRLVAERPCYCGRKGCIEQYVSGTGLCDDYQSRSGVALTGSQIDELAAQGDALAQQVLCDYERRLAKSLAAYINILDPDVVVFAGGVSNIQRLYHNVPQILPEFIFGGECQTPIRQAVHGDSSGVRGAAWLWPVGDQS is encoded by the coding sequence ATGCGTATTGGCATTGATTTAGGCGGTACAAAAACAGAAGTGATCGCATTAGCCGATGATGGCGAAACGTTATTTCGGCAACGGGTATCAACCCCACGGGGGTCATACTCGCGGACATTGCAAACGATTGTGGATTTGGTTCATACCGCAGAAGCGAAGACTGGGATGAGCGGTACGGTTGGTATGGGGATTCCGGGGACGATTTCCCCTTATACCGGCCGGGTGAAAAATGCGAACTCAGTGTGGTTAAACGATCAGCCATTGCAGGATGACCTTGGCAAGCGATTACAGCGAGAAGTCAGAATTGCGAATGATGCAAACTGTATGACGGTGTCTGAAGCCGTCGATGGGGCCGGAGCCGGTGAGCGGATTGTATTGGCGTTAATTTTGGGGACGGGGTGTGGTTCCGGGATCACCATCGATGGCAAACCGCATATCGGCGGCAATGGTATTGGGGGAGAATGGGGACACAATGCGCTTCCCTGGCCCGATGAAGCGGAGCGTCGTTTGGTGGCTGAGCGACCTTGTTATTGTGGTCGAAAGGGATGTATTGAACAGTATGTTTCCGGTACTGGGTTGTGTGATGACTATCAGAGCCGCAGTGGTGTGGCCTTGACCGGCAGCCAGATCGATGAGCTGGCTGCACAGGGAGACGCGCTCGCCCAACAGGTTCTATGTGATTATGAACGTCGGTTGGCAAAATCACTGGCGGCATACATCAACATTCTTGACCCGGATGTGGTGGTCTTTGCTGGTGGTGTGAGCAATATTCAGCGTCTCTATCACAATGTCCCGCAAATACTGCCTGAATTTATTTTTGGCGGAGAGTGTCAGACACCGATACGACAAGCCGTCCATGGCGATTCAAGTGGCGTCCGCGGGGCTGCATGGTTATGGCCTGTCGGTGATCAGTCGTGA